In Listeria monocytogenes, the following proteins share a genomic window:
- a CDS encoding TetR/AcrR family transcriptional regulator, giving the protein MDRRVKKTKKAFNQALFTLLDQKPFQQITITDIVAEADVNRGTFYKHYRDKEQLLDSIIEEILTDLKNAYQDPYLHTTHFSIQALTPSMIKIFDHVYSHQAFYRQVIKSTIRPSFQNQVCNVIRELILDDVASFPDSSGANPQLLATYQAHAIFGMIVFWAEEDFSHSPAYMSEQLLHIIHAKTQQV; this is encoded by the coding sequence ATGGATAGACGGGTTAAAAAAACAAAAAAAGCCTTCAACCAAGCCCTCTTCACACTGCTTGACCAAAAACCCTTTCAGCAAATTACGATTACGGATATTGTCGCAGAAGCAGATGTGAACCGCGGGACTTTTTATAAACACTATCGTGACAAAGAACAACTGTTAGACAGCATTATTGAAGAAATTTTGACAGATTTAAAAAACGCCTATCAAGATCCATACTTACATACAACTCACTTTTCTATTCAAGCCCTTACGCCTTCCATGATAAAAATTTTTGACCACGTTTATAGTCATCAAGCCTTTTATCGCCAAGTTATAAAATCGACTATTCGGCCTAGTTTTCAAAATCAGGTTTGTAACGTTATTCGAGAGCTTATCTTAGATGACGTTGCGAGTTTCCCTGATAGTTCAGGAGCTAATCCGCAACTACTAGCTACTTATCAAGCGCATGCGATTTTTGGAATGATTGTTTTTTGGGCAGAAGAAGATTTTTCGCATTCGCCTGCGTATATGTCCGAGCAATTACTCCATATTATTCATGCTAAAACGCAACAAGTATAA
- a CDS encoding DUF4870 domain-containing protein produces the protein MNDHRILNALSYFSILFAPIIVPVLIWIFAKSEEVSHHAKVALLTHIIPTIIGILCFSSVFVTAMTNSGILSSFTFFITASLFIFTLIAVVGLFIFNIVRGIQMLCVTKEKDDVWI, from the coding sequence ATGAATGATCATCGAATTCTAAATGCTTTAAGTTATTTTAGCATTTTATTTGCACCAATTATCGTTCCAGTGTTAATTTGGATTTTTGCAAAATCAGAAGAAGTCTCTCACCATGCTAAAGTTGCTTTACTTACACATATTATTCCGACTATCATTGGTATCCTGTGTTTTTCCAGTGTTTTCGTTACAGCTATGACAAATAGTGGCATTTTATCAAGTTTTACATTCTTCATTACTGCTAGCTTATTCATTTTTACGCTTATCGCTGTAGTTGGTCTCTTTATCTTCAATATTGTACGTGGCATTCAAATGTTATGTGTAACAAAAGAAAAAGATGATGTTTGGATTTAA
- a CDS encoding SpaA isopeptide-forming pilin-related protein, protein MKKLKMWKKLLIMMVIGLVVFQNISSVFAAAIDVKESKPSLKIVKIDKDTNKNINGSIFEIKSIQTGEIKELSIEENGTAVETSLAAGEYLVKEKKAVEGYILDERAYNITLQDKAEQITSPSSKNKAAPKTNLKAAISDNNFTKVELLDGNGTKINLDERVKNGSGVVLNMNFSFTGKNYKAGDTFKTTLPNDFNFGSTDLNGNFLPSTEAEWSFDAATRELTIKILKDGVQEGSYDVSITTAFRPLTETDQTSQKAIFTTAGGDTVYEYEVIPSVDYPTTVDLTLSPSNLNPEKALATAKFNLTKETNAIGELRLTDFTYGGSTKIDKSTVKIYASDVSAKGTFKGSKQLLEEGVDYTIEHTDAELKIKLTNGLAGKGYEVTYTRFINDTTESRVSLVSRAQTIGGSEVLSVNQTTVEAKIVKYKHLEKKAVYNSKTQTIDWAINVNYDQAELTPTTVLKDVLADNGVNYVANSFKIREVTFSPTTGQAIVGSSDASSNWTTSTITANGSFEATYKNTDKKAYQITYATKVTDFSARDIINEVTDEKGVKATEKVTFEPNIVKKESGTVDYFNNLMSWTITANTDRIRMSDMTIIDEFSTGIKSLDNLDVYAYSTEADKVKLVKDVDYTITNTTTPAGFKIKLIGNYATTDKEIEVKLVTKIDLSNGIKTLDNKAYISYYDGYITHYSDTKKASLEIDSKILENGAKYGVWNYETGTIDWIVALNTMGLDFENLIFDDEMPEGTSYVEGSLEFRRVSGPGELLNLNIPIASTGILAKEGDKNYPTKIEATDKKIHLEFSGFGQSKVFVKYKTKPDNKWYSSEFLKNIAKISDNGKNPKEYTAEIYNNESHHPISKTGRIDMVYNNKINWELELTSITENRVVTNPTITDTMNMGLTGAQIVKNSFKVVDTKTGDSIDPKYYDITFNDNSFIIQFKNYTATAPIKITYDTVSLISGPVVNTVRVDANDYGNLPVHSRTVINTVTPNFTTGSGSGIDTIGSLEITKVDKENPTKKLAGAKFQLYTIDGEKSGQEAITNANGEIIFDSIQAGKYKLVETEAPAGYTISEELRNGKEVTVTSDGIPSKYTIENTPKTGSVTLTKIDKLTKAPLDGATFELQKADGTAVKEGLITDASGKLEIADLTPGNYQLIETEAPTGYKLDEAPVTFAIEFNQTETAKVTKENTAKTGGVILTKKDDKTSATLSGAKFELQTSTGAKLQENIATNAAGQLEITNLAPGDYQLVETEAPTGYELDEAPVPFTITFNQSEKVNVVKLNKAKAGSVVLTKQDDVTKAGLADAEFELQDSAGTKLRENLITDTAGKLELTNLAPGNYQLVETAAPIGYVLDATPVTFTVEFNQTELLSLTKENTAKTGSVVLTKQDSLTGQTLADAEFELQDETGAILQEKLITNANGEIDITNLAPGKYQLVETKAPTGYQLDNTSVPFTIEFNQVEPIHVTKENSAKTGDVILTKVDAKTNKGLAEAKFELQTKQGRVLKTGLTTGINGELKVTNLEPGEYCFVETEAPINYELDRTKVEFTIVFNQVSPVTVTKTNKLKVGLVKVAHTDTEGNHLVNPENYTGDVGEKYETEPKEFAGYQLVEHPTNKAGTFTEATQKVTFVYEKINVPIVANQVVPNQAKPSNSTSPTTAIEKPATVMKKAKRLPLTGDEAPFNNVISGLFISAIGIFVLRRVNK, encoded by the coding sequence GTGAAGAAGTTAAAAATGTGGAAGAAATTGCTAATTATGATGGTCATTGGTTTGGTTGTTTTTCAAAATATTTCATCGGTTTTTGCAGCAGCGATCGATGTAAAAGAATCAAAGCCATCACTAAAAATCGTTAAAATAGATAAAGATACAAATAAAAACATCAATGGTTCTATTTTTGAGATAAAAAGTATACAAACGGGCGAAATCAAAGAACTTTCCATTGAGGAGAATGGAACAGCAGTCGAGACTTCACTTGCAGCAGGAGAATATCTTGTTAAAGAAAAAAAGGCAGTAGAAGGCTATATACTTGATGAGAGAGCATATAATATCACATTGCAAGATAAAGCAGAACAAATAACCTCTCCTTCATCCAAAAATAAAGCCGCACCGAAAACTAATTTAAAGGCAGCTATTTCGGATAACAATTTTACGAAAGTCGAACTTCTAGACGGTAACGGAACTAAAATCAATCTAGATGAAAGAGTGAAAAATGGTAGTGGTGTTGTTTTAAATATGAATTTTTCTTTTACCGGAAAAAATTATAAGGCCGGTGATACTTTTAAAACGACTTTACCAAATGACTTTAACTTTGGTTCTACAGATTTAAACGGGAATTTTTTGCCCTCAACAGAAGCTGAATGGTCATTTGATGCAGCTACTAGAGAGCTAACAATTAAAATCTTAAAAGATGGCGTACAAGAAGGAAGTTATGATGTTAGTATCACTACAGCTTTTAGGCCATTAACAGAAACAGATCAAACAAGTCAAAAAGCTATTTTTACTACTGCTGGTGGTGATACTGTTTATGAATATGAGGTAATCCCTTCTGTGGACTACCCTACAACAGTGGACTTAACTCTAAGCCCGAGCAATCTTAACCCTGAAAAAGCGCTGGCGACAGCTAAATTCAACTTGACGAAAGAAACAAATGCGATAGGTGAACTTAGACTAACAGACTTTACTTATGGTGGTAGTACGAAAATTGATAAAAGTACGGTTAAAATCTATGCAAGTGATGTTAGTGCTAAAGGAACTTTTAAAGGAAGCAAACAATTATTAGAAGAAGGCGTAGATTATACAATAGAACATACTGACGCAGAACTTAAGATTAAGTTAACTAATGGTTTGGCTGGAAAAGGTTATGAAGTAACTTATACACGTTTCATTAATGATACGACAGAATCTCGTGTTTCATTAGTTTCCAGAGCTCAAACCATTGGTGGATCAGAAGTTTTATCAGTAAATCAAACAACGGTGGAAGCCAAAATAGTTAAATACAAACATTTAGAAAAAAAAGCTGTTTATAATTCCAAAACGCAAACAATTGACTGGGCGATTAATGTCAATTACGATCAAGCAGAATTAACCCCTACTACAGTTTTAAAAGATGTTTTAGCAGATAATGGTGTTAATTATGTCGCTAATTCATTTAAAATTAGAGAAGTAACATTCTCGCCTACTACTGGACAGGCGATTGTTGGGTCTTCGGATGCTTCAAGTAATTGGACAACTTCAACTATTACAGCTAATGGAAGCTTTGAAGCAACATATAAAAATACAGATAAAAAAGCATATCAAATAACCTATGCTACTAAAGTAACTGATTTTAGTGCACGTGATATTATCAATGAAGTCACTGATGAAAAAGGTGTAAAAGCCACTGAAAAAGTAACATTCGAGCCTAATATAGTAAAAAAAGAAAGTGGCACCGTAGACTATTTTAACAATTTAATGTCATGGACGATCACGGCGAACACAGACAGAATCAGAATGAGTGATATGACGATTATTGACGAATTTTCGACAGGTATAAAAAGTTTAGATAACTTGGATGTTTATGCTTATTCGACGGAAGCGGACAAAGTAAAGCTTGTAAAAGATGTCGATTACACCATTACTAATACAACTACACCAGCAGGTTTTAAAATTAAACTTATCGGTAACTATGCGACAACAGATAAAGAAATAGAAGTAAAACTTGTTACAAAGATTGATTTATCTAATGGTATAAAAACACTAGATAATAAAGCTTATATTTCCTATTACGATGGATATATAACACATTATTCTGATACAAAAAAAGCATCATTAGAAATAGATAGTAAAATTTTGGAAAATGGAGCTAAGTATGGTGTGTGGAATTATGAAACAGGAACCATTGACTGGATTGTGGCTTTAAATACAATGGGGTTAGATTTTGAAAACTTGATTTTTGATGATGAGATGCCTGAAGGAACTTCTTATGTGGAAGGCTCGTTAGAATTTAGAAGAGTGTCAGGGCCAGGCGAATTACTTAATCTAAATATACCGATTGCTTCTACAGGTATTTTAGCAAAAGAAGGCGATAAAAATTACCCAACGAAAATAGAAGCAACAGATAAGAAGATACACTTAGAGTTTAGTGGTTTTGGACAATCTAAAGTGTTTGTTAAGTACAAAACCAAGCCGGATAATAAGTGGTATTCTTCTGAGTTTCTTAAAAATATAGCAAAAATTTCTGATAACGGTAAAAATCCAAAAGAATATACTGCAGAAATATATAATAATGAAAGTCACCACCCGATTTCAAAAACCGGACGCATAGATATGGTCTACAATAATAAAATAAATTGGGAACTCGAACTTACTAGTATTACAGAAAACCGAGTAGTTACCAATCCAACTATTACGGACACGATGAATATGGGCTTAACAGGAGCGCAAATTGTTAAAAATAGTTTTAAAGTAGTAGATACAAAAACAGGCGATTCGATAGATCCCAAGTATTATGATATTACTTTTAATGATAACAGTTTTATAATTCAATTTAAAAATTATACAGCAACAGCACCAATCAAAATAACCTATGATACGGTTAGTTTGATTTCAGGTCCGGTAGTAAATACGGTTAGAGTGGATGCTAACGATTACGGTAATCTTCCTGTACACAGCAGAACAGTGATTAACACAGTTACTCCCAACTTTACAACGGGAAGCGGAAGTGGAATAGATACGATTGGATCACTGGAAATTACCAAAGTAGATAAAGAGAATCCAACCAAAAAACTAGCAGGAGCTAAATTCCAGCTATATACAATTGATGGTGAAAAGTCTGGACAAGAAGCTATAACAAATGCAAACGGCGAAATTATTTTTGATAGTATCCAAGCTGGAAAATACAAATTAGTGGAAACAGAGGCCCCAGCAGGTTATACAATTAGCGAAGAGCTGAGAAATGGGAAGGAAGTCACTGTTACTTCTGACGGAATACCTAGCAAATACACCATCGAAAACACTCCAAAAACTGGAAGTGTTACTTTAACAAAAATAGACAAATTAACAAAAGCTCCTTTGGATGGAGCAACATTTGAATTGCAAAAAGCAGATGGAACAGCAGTAAAAGAAGGTCTCATAACGGATGCAAGTGGAAAACTAGAAATTGCTGATTTAACGCCAGGTAATTATCAGTTGATAGAGACAGAAGCCCCAACAGGATACAAATTAGACGAAGCGCCAGTAACATTTGCGATTGAATTTAATCAAACAGAAACTGCAAAAGTGACGAAAGAGAACACCGCAAAAACAGGTGGCGTCATTTTAACGAAAAAAGATGACAAAACGAGTGCTACACTTTCAGGTGCCAAGTTTGAATTACAAACATCTACAGGTGCTAAGTTACAAGAAAACATAGCTACAAATGCAGCAGGACAATTAGAAATTACGAATCTTGCCCCAGGAGATTACCAATTAGTGGAGACAGAAGCCCCAACAGGCTATGAACTAGATGAAGCGCCAGTTCCTTTTACAATTACCTTTAATCAATCTGAAAAAGTAAATGTAGTGAAGCTGAATAAAGCGAAAGCGGGCAGCGTCGTGTTAACCAAGCAAGACGATGTTACAAAAGCAGGCTTAGCAGACGCGGAATTCGAACTCCAAGATAGCGCGGGGACAAAATTAAGAGAAAATCTAATAACGGATACAGCTGGTAAATTAGAGTTAACGAATCTTGCTCCAGGTAATTATCAACTAGTAGAAACAGCTGCCCCAATAGGTTATGTATTAGATGCTACACCAGTAACTTTCACAGTTGAATTTAATCAAACGGAATTACTGAGTTTAACCAAAGAAAATACCGCGAAAACAGGTAGTGTTGTGTTAACCAAGCAAGATAGTTTAACGGGACAAACACTTGCAGATGCAGAATTTGAGTTGCAAGATGAGACCGGAGCTATTTTGCAAGAGAAGTTAATCACGAATGCTAATGGGGAAATCGACATTACCAATCTTGCCCCAGGAAAGTATCAACTAGTAGAGACAAAAGCGCCAACAGGTTATCAGTTAGACAACACCTCAGTTCCGTTTACAATTGAGTTTAATCAAGTCGAACCAATACATGTAACGAAAGAAAATAGTGCTAAAACTGGCGATGTTATTTTAACAAAAGTAGATGCTAAAACGAATAAAGGCTTAGCTGAAGCTAAATTCGAGCTACAAACGAAACAAGGACGAGTACTAAAAACCGGTTTAACAACTGGTATAAACGGAGAGCTTAAGGTAACAAATTTGGAACCAGGCGAATACTGCTTTGTCGAAACAGAAGCTCCAATAAATTACGAATTAGATAGGACTAAGGTTGAATTCACTATCGTATTTAATCAAGTTTCTCCTGTCACTGTAACTAAAACTAATAAGCTGAAAGTGGGCTTAGTGAAAGTAGCGCATACGGATACGGAAGGAAATCACTTGGTAAATCCCGAAAATTATACAGGCGATGTTGGTGAGAAATACGAAACTGAGCCAAAAGAATTTGCCGGTTATCAACTAGTAGAACACCCAACCAATAAAGCTGGTACGTTTACAGAAGCCACGCAAAAAGTAACTTTTGTTTATGAGAAAATAAACGTGCCAATCGTGGCGAATCAAGTCGTTCCGAATCAAGCAAAACCAAGCAACTCAACAAGTCCAACCACAGCTATAGAAAAGCCAGCAACAGTCATGAAAAAAGCGAAACGTTTACCATTAACGGGAGACGAAGCACCATTTAATAATGTTATTTCAGGATTATTTATTAGTGCAATCGGGATTTTCGTATTAAGAAGAGTAAATAAATAA